In the genome of Flavobacterium panacagri, one region contains:
- a CDS encoding RNA polymerase sigma factor has protein sequence MKDNLEKYIKLCIKNDREGQLKIYQLFSPVLYGICLKYMKNEDDAKDVFQEAFVIVFQKIGQYKFEGSFEGWLKRIFINKLIETLNKKKKESFFLDVFDPDTDFIEEEELEAIPMEQEKLLEYIRDLPDQYRTVFNLYVFEKMKHKEIAELLKISEGTSKSNLNRAKHILQKRILSIKNFKTA, from the coding sequence TTGAAAGACAATTTAGAAAAATACATCAAACTGTGCATAAAAAATGACAGAGAGGGACAGCTGAAAATTTATCAGTTGTTCTCTCCTGTTTTGTATGGTATCTGTTTGAAGTATATGAAAAATGAAGATGACGCAAAGGACGTTTTTCAAGAAGCTTTTGTAATTGTATTTCAGAAAATAGGGCAATATAAATTTGAAGGAAGTTTTGAAGGATGGCTCAAACGGATCTTCATTAATAAGCTCATCGAAACTTTAAACAAAAAGAAAAAGGAGAGTTTCTTTTTAGATGTTTTTGATCCCGATACAGATTTTATTGAAGAGGAGGAGCTAGAAGCGATTCCGATGGAACAAGAAAAACTTCTAGAATATATTCGGGATTTACCAGATCAATACAGGACGGTTTTCAACTTATATGTTTTTGAAAAAATGAAACACAAAGAAATCGCCGAATTATTAAAAATCTCCGAAGGAACATCAAAATCAAATTTAAATCGCGCCAAACATATTTTACAGAAGCGAATTTTGAGCATAAAAAATTTTAAGACAGCATGA